One Mycolicibacterium doricum genomic window, GTCGTCGGGCTTAATTCGTCGGCGTGCCCAAGCGCGATTTCACGGATGGAACGTCGACCGCGGACCCGTGTACGGCGAAGGTCAGGATTTCTGGGCACAGATCGATGCCGATCTTGCGAAAGATGATGTACCCGCGGCCGCCCACAAACTGCGCCGCAATCTGGAAGCGTCACTCGCCGATATTGCTGCTGCTATTCAGGGCAGAATCGTATATCGCCCCGACAATAACTACGATCTCGGGTCCTTCTTCTCAGCGGTCAAGGGCCGCCATGGTGATCTACTCAAAAAAGCTGCCACATCGGCGAACTCGTGGAAGAACGAGGTGGCCAAGGAGCAAGTTGAAGAGTTGAAGGCAGCCAGACAGAATGCAATGCTTGGACAAGATGGCGAAAATTGGGCGATCAACGCGTTAGTGCACAACAACGACTGGGCTGTCATGGCAAAGGCGGACTTCACGCCGGTTGTTGAGGCATGCAAGGATTTCTTGGACCTGTTTACGTGCCGCGGTTCCGAGTGCGATGCATGGGTGTACGTAGTCGGGCTACCAGGAAAGGAAGAAGCAATGCGGTGCGCATGTGGCACCCTCAACCTTAATCTGCGGTCGAAGTAAGAGCTCCATCGATCTCTCGGTTATCAGTCGCTCCTTATTCGCCGAGAATGAAACCAGCTTAGGTCGCGTCGCAAACGGATGAGCCGAGGCTCGTATGTTAGGCGTTCAGCTCGACTGTCTGGCCGCCGAAATCGGCAACAATCCGCAGGTGCCCGCCGAGTGCGGCCACGTAGGATTGCAACGTCCCCAACTCCGTGTGCGCCAGGTCGCCACTCTCGAGCTGCGACACCCGCGCCTGCGAGACGCCCATGAGCGCCGCGACGTCGGCCTGGCGAGCATGACCGTGTGCCTTGCGAATCTCGGCGAGACGATAGGCCTGGACGGCTTCGTGCATCTTCTTGCGTGCCGAGTCCGCGCGTGCCGGGTCGACGCGACCTTGTTCCACCGCCTCGGCCCGGATCTCACGCCAGTTGCGCGCCATGCCTACTCACCTCCGTGGCCGGTCGCCAGCCATCTGGCGTAACGCTCGTCGGCGACCGGGATGTTCTTGTCGTACCAGCTTCTCCAGTTCCCGGCCTTGTCTCCGCCGAGCAGCAGAATCGCCTGGCGTTGCGGATCGAAGATGAACAGGATGCGGACGCTCGTACCGGCGGGACGCAGCTCCTTCATGTTGTGGAACTTCGACCCGTTTACCCGGTCCACCGTCGGCCGGCCCAAGGCGGGCCCCTCCGCCTCGAGTAGGTCGATGGCGCCAGTCACCGACGTCATCGTGTCGTCGTCCAGCGTGAAGTACCACCGTTCGACCTCCTCCAGCAGGAGTACCGCCCACGCCATCAGTATAACTCCAGCATTATATCGGTCAGACTCCGTCAGTCGAGGTCCGTCGGGTCGGCGTCCTCGTCGTCGGCCCACGCGTCACCGATCAGGAACCCGGCCGCCTGCTCGGCGGCCTCCCGGTCGTCGTTCTCCAGCACGTGGGCGTACGTCTCGAGGAAGAAGCCGACGTTGGCGTGGCCGATGCGTTCGCTGATGACCTTCGGATTGACCCCTGCCCGCAGGGCGCCGGTGGCGTACGAGTGGCGCAGGTCGTGAAAGGTGATGCGGGACAGGCCCGCCGCGGCCGACAGACGGTCGAAGCGCTGCCGGATCGAGTCTGGGTGCAACGGCCGGCCGTCTTCGTAGGTGAACACGTAGCCGCCGGGGTGATAGTCCGGCCCGAAGAACGCCCGCTCGCCGTCCTGGACCTCACGCCAGCGGCGCAGTGCAGCCACGGTGGCGCGGTCGATCGAGATGGTTTTGTCGGCATTGCGGGTCTTGCCTCCCGCTTTGTCGCGGGCCTGCCCGCCGACGACCACGCGGTTGTCGTGGACCGCGATGTGGCCGGCGTCGAGGTCGACGGCCGACCACCGCAGCCCGCAGATCTGGCCGCGCCGGATACCCGTGGTGAGCTCCAGCAGGAAGAGCGCGCCGAAGCGGTCATGCCGGACGGACGCGAGGAAGGTCTGGATCTCTTCCGGCTTCCACACCTGGCGGCGGGTGCGCGGCCGTCGTGGCGGCTTCACATTGCTTGCGGGGTTGTCGGTGAGGAACTTCCACGCGACCGCGTCGACCAAGGCGCGATGCAGGAACGCATGTACGTTGCGGACCGTCTTGGGTGCGAGACCGCGGGGCGTCGGTTCCGGCACGATGCCGGAGCGGTATCGGCGCACCGCGGCGCGGGCGGCGTGAATCGAGGTGCCGCAGGCCTCGGACACCGCACGCGGTGTGGGCTCGGCTCCGCGCGCGGCGCGCTTCGACCAGTACGCGTACATCACCGAGTC contains:
- a CDS encoding helix-turn-helix domain-containing protein; protein product: MARNWREIRAEAVEQGRVDPARADSARKKMHEAVQAYRLAEIRKAHGHARQADVAALMGVSQARVSQLESGDLAHTELGTLQSYVAALGGHLRIVADFGGQTVELNA
- a CDS encoding type II toxin-antitoxin system RelE/ParE family toxin; the protein is MAWAVLLLEEVERWYFTLDDDTMTSVTGAIDLLEAEGPALGRPTVDRVNGSKFHNMKELRPAGTSVRILFIFDPQRQAILLLGGDKAGNWRSWYDKNIPVADERYARWLATGHGGE
- a CDS encoding site-specific integrase, which produces MKGSVYHRGAKWYYKFRSPQRDPATGTYPWITKGGFDTEREAWKACRDAMRDADRGRIVKPSTRTVGEFLTEWLTAVEPTLDATTWRSWSDYARWYVIPHIGGERLQRLDEPTLLKLYAKLLAEGRVKRDNDSVMYAYWSKRAARGAEPTPRAVSEACGTSIHAARAAVRRYRSGIVPEPTPRGLAPKTVRNVHAFLHRALVDAVAWKFLTDNPASNVKPPRRPRTRRQVWKPEEIQTFLASVRHDRFGALFLLELTTGIRRGQICGLRWSAVDLDAGHIAVHDNRVVVGGQARDKAGGKTRNADKTISIDRATVAALRRWREVQDGERAFFGPDYHPGGYVFTYEDGRPLHPDSIRQRFDRLSAAAGLSRITFHDLRHSYATGALRAGVNPKVISERIGHANVGFFLETYAHVLENDDREAAEQAAGFLIGDAWADDEDADPTDLD